One genomic window of Chondrinema litorale includes the following:
- the cobN gene encoding cobaltochelatase subunit CobN has product MHLISTIPGGWNPNDEGIFYVEQEPGDIVFLSASDTEISSVNAAYRNMSELYSDLPSFRLANLTYFKQELTIDTYLDEVASHAKLIVLRLLGGQAYFNYLCEAVCELAEENDIKVIFLPGHDEPDLELMKLSNVSFTLVDKLWQYLLAAGLDNIREALKLMLNEQFDYQFKIKAIEKVPHLFLWHPQKGIIQKPDELPELKGESTNVSLLITYRAHYLANNLKPIYRLSEALEQQGFFPLVLMALSFRDPAIEKEMSDLLTKYQLKLTVSINTTGFSMKSLGSQKEESFFSHLNIPVIQAVFASCNKETWQNGQFGLPPSDIAMNIALPEVDGKIISTAISFKEAASRDEITDSDIVEYSPHEEGCTFVAELAKNWKILQKKQNQEKHVALILPNYPNKDSRLANGVGLDTPASTVEIIKAMDAAGFNLGDAIPQNSKELISQLTEYITNDPDSTLLKEAQVGFDEGSFFLHYNRLSVELREKIENQWGHPYNSPNYKEGKFLLPGVLLGKTFVSIQPSRGYHIDIQSTYHSPDLPPTYDYLAYYFWVQFEYKADAIVHIGKHGNLEWLPGKSVALSAESCFPAAIFGAIPHFYPFIINDPGEGTQAKRRTHAVILDHLVPPLTRAENYGDLLKLELLIDEYYESALLDPKRSKMLKAKIQELVDGSHLKEDLGTYTDDIDAMLEVIDGYLCELKEAQIRGGLHIFGLLPEEEKLIDLMVALHRLPYGNMPGITQALTMDLQLDFDPVNCQMEEAYQIEINGVACRSKGKVVEQLELLAKSAIQQAFFPLENQHSIDLSEYKNLTQLLEMIRSFTLPKLNHTSDEISNLLHGLNGLYVPSGGSGAPTRGRLDILPTGKNFYSVDVRTVPTPSAYEIGQKSAKMLIERYMQENGEYPTTIGLTAWGTSNMRTGGDDIAQALTLIGVRPVWEGKNRRVRDFEVISLLELRRPRVDVVLRISGFFRDAFPDLISLFNSAVEKVAMLDEDLEDNPIKKRYLEEQKAWLEKGISKNLAKERALFRVFGSKPGAYGAGLQEMIEGRNWTTQNDLASIYINWSGYAYYGKKNEGRSAHEVFKRRLSTVDVVMQNQDNREHDLLDSDDYYQFHGGLTAAVTSQKEESPTVYFGDNSRPENPRVKSLKEELLKVYRSRVVNPKWIKGMQDHGYKGAFEMAATMDYMFAYDATTGLIEDFMYEGISEAYLMEEKNQEFIKEHNPWALKDMSERMLEAIQRGMWKNPSEEIIEKLKQLYLDTESDLEE; this is encoded by the coding sequence TTGCACTTAATCTCAACCATTCCCGGCGGATGGAACCCCAACGACGAAGGGATTTTCTATGTTGAACAGGAGCCGGGAGATATTGTATTTTTATCTGCCAGTGATACGGAAATAAGTTCGGTAAATGCAGCCTATCGAAACATGTCAGAGCTGTATTCCGACTTACCTTCTTTCCGTTTGGCAAACCTGACGTATTTCAAACAAGAACTCACCATAGATACCTATCTGGATGAGGTGGCTTCACATGCAAAATTGATTGTTTTGCGGCTATTGGGCGGACAAGCATATTTCAATTATTTGTGTGAAGCAGTTTGCGAACTGGCTGAGGAAAATGATATTAAAGTGATCTTTTTACCGGGTCATGATGAGCCAGATTTGGAATTGATGAAGCTTTCCAATGTGTCATTTACTTTGGTTGATAAGCTTTGGCAATATTTATTAGCAGCAGGTTTAGACAACATTCGTGAAGCACTTAAACTGATGCTTAATGAGCAATTTGATTATCAGTTTAAAATAAAGGCAATAGAAAAAGTACCGCATCTATTTCTCTGGCATCCACAAAAAGGCATTATCCAAAAACCAGATGAGTTACCAGAGCTGAAAGGAGAAAGTACCAATGTCTCTTTACTCATTACCTATCGAGCGCATTATCTGGCAAACAACCTCAAGCCTATTTACCGTCTAAGTGAAGCATTGGAACAGCAAGGTTTTTTCCCGTTGGTTTTAATGGCTTTGAGTTTTAGAGACCCAGCTATTGAGAAAGAAATGTCAGACTTGCTTACTAAGTATCAACTCAAACTGACAGTCTCGATCAATACAACAGGTTTTTCCATGAAATCGCTTGGCAGTCAGAAGGAAGAATCATTTTTTAGTCATCTCAATATTCCAGTAATTCAGGCTGTGTTTGCTTCTTGCAACAAAGAAACTTGGCAAAACGGGCAGTTTGGATTGCCTCCTTCCGATATTGCCATGAATATTGCTCTGCCCGAAGTGGATGGAAAGATTATTAGCACAGCAATTTCCTTTAAAGAAGCAGCAAGTCGAGACGAAATTACCGACTCCGATATAGTAGAGTACAGCCCTCATGAAGAAGGTTGTACATTTGTCGCTGAATTGGCAAAAAACTGGAAAATTCTTCAAAAAAAGCAGAATCAAGAGAAACATGTAGCATTAATTTTGCCCAATTATCCTAATAAAGATAGCCGTTTGGCAAATGGAGTTGGCTTAGATACACCTGCCAGTACAGTGGAGATTATAAAGGCAATGGATGCTGCAGGTTTTAATCTAGGAGATGCCATTCCTCAAAATAGTAAGGAATTAATTAGTCAATTGACTGAGTATATCACTAACGACCCCGATTCTACGCTTCTTAAAGAGGCACAGGTAGGTTTTGATGAAGGGTCGTTTTTTTTACATTACAATCGTCTGTCTGTTGAGCTTCGAGAAAAGATAGAAAACCAGTGGGGGCATCCTTATAATTCACCGAATTACAAAGAGGGTAAGTTTCTGCTTCCGGGAGTGTTGCTGGGCAAAACCTTTGTGAGTATTCAGCCGAGTAGAGGTTATCATATTGATATACAATCAACTTATCACTCACCTGATTTACCACCCACATACGATTATCTGGCTTATTATTTTTGGGTTCAGTTTGAATATAAAGCTGATGCCATTGTACATATTGGCAAGCATGGAAATTTAGAATGGCTTCCGGGAAAAAGTGTTGCGCTAAGTGCAGAATCGTGTTTTCCTGCGGCAATTTTTGGAGCTATTCCACATTTTTATCCTTTCATTATTAACGATCCAGGAGAGGGAACGCAAGCAAAAAGGCGAACCCATGCGGTAATTCTCGATCATTTGGTGCCACCTCTCACCAGAGCAGAAAACTATGGGGATTTGCTCAAGTTAGAATTGCTGATTGATGAGTATTACGAATCGGCATTACTCGATCCTAAAAGATCAAAAATGCTGAAAGCTAAAATACAAGAGTTGGTAGATGGCTCACATCTCAAAGAAGATTTGGGTACTTATACCGATGATATTGATGCCATGCTTGAGGTGATTGATGGCTATTTGTGTGAGTTGAAAGAGGCACAGATCAGAGGAGGTTTGCATATTTTTGGTTTGCTGCCAGAAGAAGAAAAGTTGATCGATTTAATGGTTGCATTGCATCGATTACCTTATGGCAACATGCCGGGAATTACACAGGCATTGACGATGGATTTGCAACTCGATTTTGACCCAGTTAATTGCCAGATGGAAGAAGCTTACCAAATTGAAATAAATGGAGTGGCTTGTCGAAGCAAAGGGAAAGTAGTTGAGCAATTGGAGTTATTGGCAAAGTCAGCAATTCAACAAGCATTTTTTCCATTAGAGAATCAGCATTCTATTGATCTTTCTGAATACAAAAACCTCACTCAACTATTAGAAATGATTCGGAGTTTTACTTTGCCAAAACTGAATCATACTTCTGATGAGATTAGCAATTTGTTGCATGGCTTAAATGGACTGTATGTGCCATCGGGAGGTTCGGGAGCACCTACTCGCGGCAGGCTAGATATTTTGCCAACAGGTAAGAATTTCTATTCGGTAGATGTGCGAACTGTACCGACACCTTCGGCCTATGAGATTGGGCAGAAAAGTGCCAAAATGCTCATTGAGCGCTACATGCAAGAAAATGGAGAATATCCGACTACTATTGGCTTAACTGCTTGGGGCACTTCCAACATGCGAACTGGTGGCGATGATATTGCACAGGCTTTGACTTTAATTGGCGTTCGACCAGTTTGGGAAGGGAAAAATCGCAGAGTAAGAGACTTTGAGGTGATTTCTTTATTAGAATTGCGCAGACCAAGAGTAGATGTAGTGTTAAGAATTTCAGGTTTCTTTCGCGATGCTTTTCCAGATTTAATTTCTCTGTTTAATTCAGCAGTAGAAAAAGTGGCCATGCTGGATGAAGATTTGGAAGATAATCCGATAAAAAAACGATATTTGGAGGAGCAAAAAGCTTGGTTAGAAAAGGGGATTAGTAAGAATTTGGCAAAAGAACGAGCACTTTTCAGGGTATTTGGTTCTAAGCCGGGTGCATATGGAGCTGGTTTGCAAGAGATGATTGAGGGTAGAAACTGGACAACGCAAAACGATTTGGCAAGCATCTATATCAATTGGAGTGGCTATGCATATTATGGAAAGAAAAATGAGGGGAGATCAGCGCACGAAGTGTTTAAGAGAAGGCTCTCTACGGTGGATGTGGTGATGCAAAATCAAGATAATCGCGAACACGACCTGCTAGATTCGGATGACTATTACCAGTTTCATGGAGGATTAACGGCAGCGGTAACTTCACAAAAAGAAGAGTCGCCAACGGTTTATTTCGGAGATAACTCTCGACCAGAAAACCCGAGGGTAAAGTCTTTGAAAGAAGAATTATTAAAGGTTTATCGCTCACGTGTAGTAAATCCGAAGTGGATAAAAGGAATGCAAGATCATGGTTATAAAGGTGCTTTTGAGATGGCTGCTACAATGGATTATATGTTTGCCTACGATGCAACAACAGGTTTGATTGAAGATTTTATGTATGAGGGAATTTCTGAAGCTTATTTGATGGAAGAAAAGAATCAGGAGTTTATTAAAGAGCATAATCCGTGGGCTTTAAAAGATATGAGTGAGAGAATGTTGGAAGCGATTCAGCGAGGCATGTGGAAAAATCCATCTGAAGAAATAATAGAAAAGCTCAAACAACTCTACCTCGACACCGAATCTGATTTAGAAGAGTGA
- the cobW gene encoding cobalamin biosynthesis protein CobW encodes MKKIPITIVTGFLGVGKTTLLHNMLKNANGKKIAVLVNEFGEVGVDGDIIKSSCGDDECNLVELTNGCICCTVQEEFLPTMVELVEKKEEIDHIVVETSGLAMPKPLVRAVNWPDLKPHITIDAVITVVDAVGIATGEICNREKVQAQRLADDALDHETPIEELFLDQLTCADLVLVSKRDLVDDEKYKEVEEVISLKMRLHTKVLPVVNGEVDNALLLGIGASTEDDIENRPTLHEKLHHSHDGHSHEHHHHDHDDSIGTIIKEYDETPDVKKLIKSLTELVKNNEIYRIKGFLNIPNKPMRMVLQGVGSRFDYYFDRQWKEDEERKTRLVIIGKDLDEAQL; translated from the coding sequence ATGAAAAAAATACCGATTACGATAGTTACCGGCTTTTTGGGCGTGGGTAAAACTACCTTATTGCACAACATGCTCAAAAATGCCAATGGGAAAAAAATTGCCGTTTTGGTGAATGAATTTGGTGAAGTGGGAGTAGATGGAGACATCATTAAATCTAGTTGTGGAGATGATGAATGTAACTTGGTTGAGCTTACAAATGGCTGTATTTGCTGTACAGTACAAGAAGAGTTTCTTCCTACAATGGTGGAACTAGTGGAGAAAAAAGAAGAAATTGATCATATAGTTGTGGAAACCTCAGGGTTGGCCATGCCCAAACCTTTGGTAAGAGCGGTAAACTGGCCAGACTTAAAACCACATATCACCATTGATGCAGTAATTACTGTAGTGGATGCGGTAGGAATTGCTACCGGAGAAATTTGCAACAGAGAAAAAGTACAAGCACAAAGATTGGCTGATGATGCTTTAGACCACGAGACACCAATTGAAGAATTATTTCTAGATCAATTAACTTGTGCCGATTTGGTTTTAGTGAGTAAAAGGGATTTGGTGGATGATGAAAAGTACAAAGAAGTAGAAGAGGTGATCTCTTTGAAAATGAGACTGCATACCAAAGTTTTGCCAGTGGTAAATGGCGAAGTTGACAATGCGCTTTTGTTAGGCATTGGTGCTTCTACTGAAGATGATATAGAGAACAGACCAACACTTCATGAAAAACTTCATCATAGTCATGATGGTCACAGCCATGAGCATCACCATCATGATCACGACGATTCTATTGGTACAATCATTAAAGAATATGATGAAACTCCTGATGTTAAAAAGCTAATCAAATCACTTACAGAACTAGTAAAAAACAATGAGATTTACAGAATCAAAGGTTTTTTAAATATTCCAAACAAACCAATGAGAATGGTGCTTCAAGGTGTTGGCAGCCGTTTCGATTACTACTTCGACCGCCAGTGGAAAGAAGATGAAGAAAGAAAAACAAGACTAGTAATCATCGGCAAAGACCTTGATGAAGCTCAATTATAA
- a CDS encoding ABC transporter substrate-binding protein — MKIYHSTNTFLPVVLLFFAASIFSSCNQNKSASEITQTQELTSNNSVPKSIETSFSQKFKVDYLADDEVKISIEKPWEGSKDLYEYKLKSNAGRGEINYPVKSVACLSSTHVEMLKELGLLDKIVAINSYDDIFDQEIKDVFKARGVKEVGKSKNVNIELLLDIKPDLILESTTGSGYDAYEALTKYHLPVVTFAAHKENFPLGRLEWIKLLSVFFQKEQEANAYFKTKEALYNHLLNKKQTPEKQPVIFVGYNWKETWYLPGSKSYMAEFIKDAGGKYIMADNKETGNVAIAHEQVIELLQQCDIWLHPGIKITSEADLKELKIPNNYFKNGLQVYNNNKKLNDLGKNDFWQSGFVHPELVLQDLSLIFQKDSLSNKKLIYYKKIL; from the coding sequence ATGAAAATCTATCATTCAACAAACACTTTTTTGCCTGTTGTACTATTATTTTTTGCTGCATCAATATTTAGCAGTTGTAACCAAAACAAGTCTGCATCAGAAATTACCCAAACGCAAGAATTAACATCAAACAACTCAGTACCAAAAAGCATAGAAACCTCTTTTTCTCAAAAGTTTAAAGTGGATTACCTTGCTGATGATGAAGTGAAAATCAGTATTGAAAAACCATGGGAAGGCAGCAAAGATTTGTACGAATACAAGCTAAAATCAAATGCTGGCAGAGGAGAGATCAACTATCCAGTAAAATCGGTGGCATGTCTTTCTTCTACCCATGTAGAGATGCTTAAAGAGTTAGGTTTGCTTGATAAAATTGTTGCTATTAACAGTTACGATGATATTTTTGATCAGGAAATTAAAGATGTATTTAAAGCTAGAGGTGTAAAAGAAGTAGGCAAATCTAAAAATGTTAATATAGAATTGCTCCTCGATATTAAACCTGATTTAATTTTAGAATCTACCACTGGTTCTGGTTATGATGCCTATGAGGCGCTAACAAAATACCATTTGCCAGTAGTAACATTTGCTGCTCACAAAGAAAACTTTCCACTCGGCAGGTTAGAATGGATAAAACTATTATCAGTATTTTTTCAAAAAGAGCAAGAAGCCAATGCCTATTTTAAAACGAAAGAAGCCTTATACAATCATCTCTTAAATAAAAAACAGACACCTGAAAAGCAGCCTGTAATTTTTGTTGGTTACAACTGGAAAGAAACTTGGTATTTACCCGGCAGCAAAAGTTATATGGCAGAGTTTATTAAAGATGCTGGCGGCAAATATATTATGGCCGACAATAAAGAAACTGGCAATGTAGCTATAGCTCATGAACAAGTAATCGAGCTATTGCAACAATGCGATATTTGGCTGCATCCTGGCATTAAAATTACAAGTGAAGCAGATTTAAAAGAACTCAAAATTCCAAATAACTATTTTAAAAATGGCTTGCAGGTTTACAATAACAACAAAAAGCTAAACGACTTAGGAAAAAACGATTTTTGGCAATCTGGTTTTGTACATCCAGAACTAGTGCTGCAAGACCTAAGCCTTATTTTTCAAAAAGATTCACTAAGCAATAAGAAGCTCATTTACTATAAAAAGATTCTTTAG
- a CDS encoding ABC transporter substrate-binding protein, giving the protein MILLSLCGFISCQHVREDQTNGASSITTIKPTDIPVKYSNIFHITNYGTYQEAIIENPWNAKEIYAKYLLVPKTEEVPDNLAENTILVRTPIENIITLSSTHIGLIALLNEEEKITGHSNLGFVSNQLVRNNIEAGKVIEVGDPQNLNIEFLVDNKPELLMVSGFEKIHDNFKLAEKADIPIAYNIEWMETSPLARAEWIKFIAAFFNKSAMADSVFNEIETQYLAAKKLGNSALTQPKVMVGSKFNGTWFMPGGKSYMASFLKDAGADYYWQNDTTRGSLPLSFEEVLDKNLDADIWLNPGAASTISDILKQDARYEKFAPLAQENIYNNINKVTPLGGNDYWESGMANPHLILKDIIKILHPELLPEYKLVYYKKLTKG; this is encoded by the coding sequence TTGATACTATTAAGCCTTTGTGGTTTTATTTCATGCCAACATGTACGAGAAGATCAAACAAATGGAGCTTCGAGTATAACTACTATCAAACCAACCGACATTCCTGTAAAGTATTCCAACATTTTCCATATTACTAATTATGGCACTTATCAGGAAGCTATTATAGAAAACCCGTGGAATGCTAAAGAGATTTATGCCAAATATCTACTGGTTCCAAAAACGGAAGAAGTACCAGATAACTTAGCAGAAAATACCATTCTGGTAAGAACACCTATCGAAAATATTATCACGCTTTCTTCTACACACATAGGTTTAATTGCACTTTTAAATGAAGAAGAAAAAATTACTGGGCATAGTAATCTTGGATTTGTAAGTAACCAACTTGTACGTAATAATATTGAAGCAGGTAAAGTAATTGAAGTTGGCGATCCGCAAAATCTAAATATAGAATTTCTTGTTGATAATAAGCCAGAATTATTAATGGTTTCTGGTTTCGAGAAAATACACGACAATTTTAAACTGGCAGAAAAAGCAGATATTCCAATTGCATATAATATAGAGTGGATGGAAACTTCGCCACTTGCACGTGCAGAATGGATTAAGTTTATCGCTGCATTTTTTAATAAATCTGCTATGGCAGATAGTGTTTTCAATGAGATAGAAACACAATACTTGGCAGCTAAAAAATTGGGTAATTCTGCATTAACCCAACCAAAGGTAATGGTGGGCAGTAAATTTAATGGCACATGGTTTATGCCGGGAGGCAAAAGCTATATGGCTTCTTTTTTAAAAGATGCAGGAGCAGATTATTACTGGCAAAATGATACTACCAGAGGTAGCCTACCACTCAGTTTCGAAGAGGTGTTGGATAAAAATTTAGATGCAGATATCTGGCTGAATCCGGGAGCTGCTTCAACAATTTCTGATATTTTAAAACAGGATGCAAGGTATGAGAAATTTGCTCCTTTAGCACAAGAAAATATTTACAACAATATAAATAAAGTAACTCCACTTGGAGGAAACGATTATTGGGAATCTGGTATGGCTAACCCTCATTTAATTTTGAAGGATATTATAAAAATACTCCATCCAGAATTATTACCGGAGTATAAGTTGGTCTATTACAAAAAACTAACAAAAGGATGA
- a CDS encoding iron ABC transporter permease — protein MNSIATINKLPENEVSTAHAAQSVGASLNGKSHPTKKRFNNSFLPDNRTRYVGFYLIMAGLVVFFFLLDIMYGTVSIPLKEVIHSLTGDTVQKESWDFIIQEFRLPKALTAIIAGAGLALSGLLMQTLFKNPLAGPFVLGISNGASLGVAILVMAGGVLVQPLLNMGEWGLVLAAISGSALVLLLVLVVSVKVKDSISLLIVGMMVGSATGAVVSVLQYFSDAELIQAYLIWTFGSLAGVSWEQLQILGFTTLLGLLLAFFVQKQLNTFLLGEQYARGLGISIKRYRIIVIVATCLLAGSITAFCGPVAFVGLAVPHIARATLQTSNHQVLIPSVILIGAVLMLGCDMIAQLPGRQDTLPINAVTAMLGSPVVIWVVIRSRTMKSSI, from the coding sequence ATGAACTCAATCGCAACTATAAATAAATTACCTGAAAACGAAGTCTCGACCGCTCATGCTGCGCAATCGGTTGGGGCTTCGTTGAATGGTAAATCTCATCCTACTAAAAAGCGATTTAACAATAGCTTTTTGCCAGATAATCGCACTAGGTATGTTGGGTTTTATCTGATTATGGCAGGGTTAGTAGTCTTCTTTTTCTTGCTAGACATTATGTATGGCACTGTAAGTATTCCCCTGAAAGAAGTAATTCACTCTCTTACTGGAGATACAGTTCAAAAAGAAAGTTGGGATTTTATTATTCAGGAATTTAGGTTGCCCAAAGCTTTAACGGCTATTATTGCCGGAGCAGGTTTAGCACTCTCTGGTCTGCTAATGCAAACACTTTTTAAAAATCCCCTCGCAGGACCATTTGTGTTGGGAATTAGCAATGGTGCAAGCTTAGGCGTAGCTATTTTGGTAATGGCAGGAGGTGTATTAGTTCAACCTTTATTAAACATGGGAGAATGGGGCTTAGTATTGGCCGCCATATCTGGCTCAGCTTTGGTGTTGCTTTTGGTGTTAGTGGTATCAGTAAAAGTAAAAGATAGCATTTCACTTCTAATTGTTGGGATGATGGTAGGCAGTGCTACCGGAGCTGTGGTGAGCGTATTACAATATTTTAGTGATGCAGAACTTATTCAAGCCTATCTTATCTGGACATTTGGCAGTTTGGCAGGAGTATCTTGGGAACAATTACAGATATTGGGTTTCACTACTTTACTAGGGTTATTACTCGCTTTTTTTGTACAAAAACAACTGAATACATTTTTACTTGGAGAACAGTATGCTCGCGGTTTGGGTATCTCCATTAAACGATATAGAATAATTGTGATAGTTGCTACCTGTCTGCTAGCCGGAAGCATTACTGCTTTTTGTGGGCCAGTTGCATTTGTAGGTTTGGCAGTTCCGCACATTGCCAGAGCTACTTTGCAAACCTCTAACCATCAGGTATTGATTCCATCGGTAATTTTGATTGGAGCAGTGCTGATGTTGGGTTGCGATATGATTGCCCAATTGCCGGGCAGACAGGATACTTTACCCATCAATGCTGTTACAGCTATGTTGGGTTCACCAGTAGTAATTTGGGTTGTAATTAGGTCGAGAACCATGAAATCTTCAATTTGA
- a CDS encoding ABC transporter ATP-binding protein — protein MSSSKEKILQTKNLSIGYQEKILLSSLNLELERGELTCLLGPNGTGKSTLLHTLTSMLKPVSGEVYIQGKLLEKQNPAELAHLIGIVLSQKLSPVNLSVYDIVALGRTPYTNWLGHLSDKDKEAIYMAMELVEVTKFAGRSINKLSDGERQRVMIAKALAQDTPLVVLDEPTAHLDVNNRVSLISLLKELARETNKAILLSTHELEMAIQLADSVWLITNNQELKSGSPEDLVLTGIMADTFKGKSIAFDMHSGAFKILHKTNKTVNLRSNGIPGYWTKHALEKEGFQITDEANAAISISMNEELPYSWKVQHNQSEVEVNCISDLKKTLRSATR, from the coding sequence ATGAGCAGTTCAAAAGAAAAGATATTACAAACTAAAAACCTGAGCATTGGCTATCAGGAAAAAATACTGCTTTCTAGTCTTAATCTAGAGCTGGAACGCGGTGAACTTACTTGTTTGCTAGGTCCTAATGGTACTGGAAAGTCTACTTTATTACATACACTCACGAGCATGCTCAAACCTGTTTCGGGTGAAGTGTATATTCAGGGTAAATTACTAGAAAAACAAAATCCGGCTGAGTTGGCTCATCTTATAGGAATTGTATTGTCTCAGAAACTTTCACCGGTTAACTTGAGTGTTTATGACATAGTCGCTTTGGGCAGAACACCTTATACCAATTGGTTGGGGCATCTTTCAGATAAAGATAAAGAAGCTATTTACATGGCTATGGAATTGGTAGAAGTTACAAAGTTTGCTGGTAGAAGCATTAATAAACTTAGCGATGGAGAAAGACAAAGAGTGATGATCGCCAAAGCTTTAGCGCAAGATACACCACTGGTTGTATTAGATGAGCCTACTGCCCACTTGGATGTAAATAACCGTGTTTCGCTCATTTCGCTTTTAAAGGAATTAGCCAGAGAAACAAACAAAGCCATCTTACTTTCTACACATGAACTTGAAATGGCAATTCAACTAGCAGATTCTGTTTGGCTTATTACCAACAATCAAGAACTAAAGAGTGGCTCGCCAGAAGATTTGGTATTAACCGGAATTATGGCCGATACATTTAAAGGAAAAAGTATTGCTTTTGATATGCATTCAGGTGCTTTCAAAATTTTACATAAAACAAATAAAACAGTAAACCTCCGTAGCAATGGCATACCGGGTTACTGGACTAAACATGCATTGGAAAAAGAAGGCTTTCAAATTACTGATGAAGCAAATGCAGCCATCAGTATTTCTATGAATGAAGAATTGCCTTACAGTTGGAAAGTGCAACATAATCAATCTGAAGTGGAGGTAAACTGTATTTCAGATTTAAAAAAGACATTGCGTTCGGCAACCAGATAA
- a CDS encoding ATP-binding protein, with product MTKQVFPFSAIVGQEDFKLALILCIIDPTIGGVLALGDKGTGKTTLVRSLSNLLSDDKQQFPFINLPLGASEDRVLGNVDLEKLINDKKQVIQKGLLAQANQGILYIDEINLLNDYLMDTLLDAAATGSYFLEREGISTTFDSRFCLVGTMNPEEGELRPQLKDRFGLSVQISTPQDKEMRKAIIKNRLAFDTNPTTFIAKYQEQEEALKKEIFSAKSALFAVELNDEVISKAADLALDNAVEGMRADILLIKAARAYASFQKRNTVTEADLEKMAPLVLEHRSNKKPSGQQKNQNQSPEKKKIVMNQFLKT from the coding sequence ATGACAAAACAGGTTTTTCCATTTTCAGCCATTGTAGGCCAAGAGGATTTTAAACTGGCTCTAATTCTTTGCATTATAGACCCAACTATTGGTGGAGTATTGGCACTTGGCGATAAAGGAACTGGTAAAACTACCTTGGTTCGCTCTTTAAGTAATCTACTTTCTGATGATAAACAGCAGTTTCCTTTTATCAATCTACCATTAGGAGCCTCTGAAGATAGAGTTTTAGGAAATGTTGATCTGGAAAAGCTGATAAACGATAAAAAACAGGTGATTCAGAAAGGTTTGCTAGCTCAAGCAAATCAAGGGATTTTATATATAGATGAGATTAATCTATTGAATGATTATTTAATGGATACCTTGCTCGATGCGGCGGCAACGGGAAGTTACTTTTTAGAACGAGAAGGAATCTCGACCACTTTTGATAGTAGGTTTTGCTTAGTTGGTACCATGAACCCCGAAGAAGGCGAACTTAGACCACAACTAAAAGATAGATTTGGGTTGAGCGTGCAAATTTCTACGCCGCAGGATAAAGAAATGAGAAAAGCTATCATTAAAAACCGACTCGCTTTTGATACCAACCCAACTACATTTATTGCAAAATATCAGGAACAGGAAGAAGCGCTCAAAAAAGAGATTTTCAGTGCAAAATCAGCATTATTCGCTGTTGAACTGAATGATGAGGTTATATCAAAAGCCGCAGATTTGGCCTTAGATAATGCAGTGGAAGGCATGCGCGCAGATATTCTGCTAATTAAAGCAGCCAGAGCATATGCTTCTTTCCAAAAAAGAAATACAGTTACAGAGGCTGACTTAGAAAAAATGGCTCCGCTAGTACTTGAACATCGAAGCAATAAAAAGCCAAGTGGACAGCAGAAAAACCAAAATCAGTCTCCTGAAAAAAAAAAGATCGTGATGAATCAGTTTCTGAAAACTTAG
- a CDS encoding vWA domain-containing protein: MLLKGNDFAAKTPDIKASVKHFLVHNRFEQQFKATCNQKDLLIVFLVDSSASMAKQKIISYVKGLIQKTLEQQTRHKPTFALIALLQGDATVISTPTKNKKEIIEQLQILKTGGKTNMAAGITKTYHLVKQASSLQKFKMFILTDGKINQGKTKQPFEEAILTYKKLLKVAGSSQTEVIDTDQSFVQFGLAEKFAKGIGARYSKLQN, translated from the coding sequence TTGCTTTTAAAAGGGAATGATTTTGCAGCAAAAACACCTGATATTAAAGCTTCTGTAAAGCATTTTTTAGTGCATAACCGATTTGAGCAACAATTTAAAGCCACTTGCAACCAAAAAGATTTGTTGATTGTATTTCTGGTAGATTCCAGTGCATCTATGGCAAAGCAAAAAATTATCTCTTATGTAAAGGGGTTGATACAAAAAACATTGGAGCAACAAACCAGACATAAACCAACTTTTGCATTGATAGCCTTGCTTCAGGGCGATGCAACGGTGATTTCTACCCCTACAAAAAACAAAAAGGAAATTATTGAGCAGTTGCAAATACTCAAAACCGGAGGCAAAACCAATATGGCTGCAGGAATAACTAAGACTTATCACCTAGTTAAACAGGCTAGCTCTTTGCAAAAATTCAAGATGTTTATACTTACTGATGGCAAAATAAACCAAGGAAAAACAAAGCAACCTTTTGAGGAAGCGATTCTTACCTACAAAAAATTGCTAAAAGTTGCTGGAAGTTCACAAACAGAAGTGATTGATACAGACCAAAGCTTTGTCCAGTTTGGTTTAGCAGAGAAGTTTGCGAAAGGTATTGGGGCTAGATACAGCAAACTTCAGAATTAA